The following proteins are co-located in the Vigna unguiculata cultivar IT97K-499-35 chromosome 9, ASM411807v1, whole genome shotgun sequence genome:
- the LOC114163395 gene encoding copper-transporting ATPase PAA2, chloroplastic isoform X1, producing the protein MATCLFRFPLTLQPKLCFNYTPNHAVQFICPTRRRRNRHRHEIFRPSFAVSSSFRTEISSPESVLIGVQREKKDSPVLLDVTGMMCGACVSRVKSILSADERVDSVVVNMLTETAAVNLRRIEEEPASVAESLSRRLSDCGFPTKRRASSSGVTENVRKWKELVKKKEELVAKSRSRVAFAWTLVALCCGSHASHIFHSLGIHIGHGSLLDILHSSYVKGGLALGALLGPGRELLFDGLNAFKKGSPNMNSLVGFGSIAAFIISSIPLLNPGLAWDASFFDEPVMLLGFVLLGRSLEEKARIQASSDMNELLSLISTQSRLVITSTEGSPSTDTVLCSDAICVEVPTDDIRVGDSVLVLPGETIPIDGKVISGRSVVDESMLTGESLPVFKEKGLTVSAGTINWDGPLRIEASSTGSNTVISKIVRMVEEAQSREAPVQRLADSIAGPFVYSVMTLSAATFAFWYFVGSQIFPDVLLNDIAGPEGDPLLLSLKLSVDVLVVSCPCALGLATPTAILVGTSLGARKGLLIRGGDVLERLARINYIALDKTGTLTRGKPVVSAIGSIHYEESEILRIAAAVEKTASHPIAKAIINKAESLELILPVTKRQLVEPGFGTLAEVDGHLIAVGSLEWVHERFQTIVNPSDLTNLEHSLVSHSSNTTSSKYSKSVVYVGREGEGIIGAIAIADTVREDAESTVMRLNQKGIKTVLLSGDREEAVATVADTVGIENDFVKASLSPQQKSRFISSLKAAGHHVAMVGDGINDAPSLAVADVGIALQNEAQENAASDAASIILLGNKISQVVDALDLAQATMAKVYQNLSWAVAYNVVAIPIAGGVLLPQFDFAMTPSLSGGLMALSSIFVVGNSLLLQLHGSQIPRKG; encoded by the exons ATGGCTACTTGTCTCTTCAGATTTCCTCTCACCTTGCAACCCAAGCTCTGCTTCAATTACACGCCCAACCATGCCGTTCAATTCATTTGTCCGACCAGACGACGTCGCAACCGCCACCGTCATGAGATTTTCCGTCCATCATTCGCAGTATCCAGCTCCTTCCGGACCGAGATTAGCTCACCGGAATCAGTTCTTATCGGAGTccagagagagaaaaaagactCGCCAGTTCTGCTTGACGTCACCGGCATGATGTGCGGTGCGTGCGTCTCCCGAGTCAAAAGCATCCTGTCCGCTGACGAACGAGTCGACTCGGTCGTGGTCAACATGCTGACCGAGACCGCTGCCGTTAATCTGCGCCGGATCGAGGAGGAACCGGCGAGCGTCGCGGAGAGCCTCTCACGGAGACTGAGCGACTGCGGATTTCCGACGAAGCGGAGAGCGTCGAGTTCGGGAGTGACGGAAAACGTGAGGAAGTGGAAGGaattggtgaagaagaaggaggaatTGGTCGCTAAGAGTCGAAGCCGCGTCGCGTTCGCTTGGACATTGGTCGCATTGTGCTGCGGGTCGCACGCTTCGCATATCTTTCACTCTCTGGGGATCCACATTGGTCATG GATCGCTTTTGGACATTCTTCATAGTTCGTACGTGAAAGGTGGTTTAGCTTTGGGGGCTCTATTGGGACCAGGACGAG AATTACTCTTTGATGGCCTAAATGCGTTTAAGAAGGGGTCGCCTAACATGAACTCTCTCGTGGGATTTGGTTCTATAGCTGCATTCATCATTAGTTCC ATCCCGTTACTTAACCCCGGCCTAGCATGGGATGCATCGTTCTTTGATGAACCG GTCATGCTTCTTGGTTTCGTGCTTCTGGGACGTTCTCTGGAGGAAAAGGCAAGGATCCAGGCATCTAGCGATATGAATGAACTGCTT TCACTTATATCTACTCAATCAAGACTTGTGATTACTTCAACAGAAGGTTCACCTTCTACTGACACTGTGCTTTGCTCTGATGCAATTTGTGTTGAAGTCCCAACTGATGATATTCGAGTAGGTGATTCTGTGTTGGTGTTGCCTGGAGAAACTATTCCTATAGAT GGAAAGGTTATTTCGGGAAGAAGTGTTGTAGATGAATCCATGCTTACAGGGGAATCACTTCCTGTATTTAAGGAGAAAGGCCTCACAGTTTCAGCAGGAACTATAAATTGG GATGGTCCTTTAAGGATTGAAGCTTCTTCAACTGGTTCCAACACTGTGATATCGAAGATTGTACGCATG GTTGAGGAAGCTCAATCACGTGAAGCACCAGTACAAAGGCTTGCAGATTCAATAGCAGGGCCATTTGTATACAGTGTAATGACTCTGTCAGCAGCAACATTTGCATTTTG GTATTTTGTTGGATCACAGATATTTCCTGATGTTTTGCTCAATGACATTGCGGGCCCAGAAGGAGATCCTTTGCTTTTGAGTTTAAAACTGTCTGTAGATGTTTTG GTTGTTTCTTGTCCTTGTGCATTGGGTCTTGCTACGCCCACAGCAATCCTGGTTGGCACTTCACTTG GAGCAAGAAAAGGACTTCTTATTAGGGGAGGGGATGTGCTGGAACGCTTGGCCAGAATAAACTATATTGCTCTAGACAAG ACAGGAACCCTGACAAGAGGAAAACCAGTTGTGTCGGCCATAGGCTCTATCCATTATGAAGAGTCTGAAATTCTTCGGATTGCTGCTGCAGTGGAGAAGACTGCATCTCACCCAATAGCAAAGGCTATTATCAATAAAGCTGAGTCATTGGAGTTGATCCTTCCTGTCACAAAGAGACAGTTAGTCGAACCAGGTTTTGGTACTTTAGCAGAAGTAGATGGCCATTTGATTGCTGTTGGGTCTTTGGAATGGGTTCATGAACGCTTCCAAACAATAGTAAATCCGTCTGATTTGACAAATCTGGAACATAGTTTGGTGAGTcattcatcaaatacaacatctTCTAAGTATTCGAAAAGCGTTGTCTATGTTGGACGTGAAGGAGAAGGCATCATTGGTGCTATTGCCATAGCTGATACTGTGCGTGAAGATGCTGAATCTACTGTAATGAG GCTCAACCAGAAGGGGATTAAAACGGTCCTCTTGTCAGGAGACAGGGAAGAAGCAGTTGCAACAGTAGCAGATACAGTTGGAATTGAAAATGATTTTGTCAAAGCATCTTTGTCTCCACAACAGAAATCTAGGTTTATTTCCTCTCTAAAAGCTGCCGGACATCATGTTGCGATG GTAGGTGATGGGATAAATGATGCACCCTCTTTGGCTGTAGCTGATGTTGGGATTGCTCTGCAGAATGAAGCTCAAGAGAATGCTGCCTCGGATGCAGCATCTATTATACTTCTAGGGaacaaaatttcacaa GTTGTCGATGCGCTCGACCTAGCACAGGCAACAATGGCAAAAGTGTACCAAAATTTGTCTTGGGCGGTCGCCTATAATGTTGTTGCCATTCCCATTGCTGGCGGTGTTTTACTTCCCCAATTTGACTTCGCCATGACACCGTCACTTTCTG GAGGACTGATGGCTCTGAGCTCCATCTTCGTGGTTGGCAACTCATTGCTTCTACAGCTTCATGGGTCTCAGATCCCTAGAAAGGGCTAA
- the LOC114163395 gene encoding copper-transporting ATPase PAA2, chloroplastic isoform X2: protein MATCLFRFPLTLQPKLCFNYTPNHAVQFICPTRRRRNRHRHEIFRPSFAVSSSFRTEISSPESVLIGVQREKKDSPVLLDVTGMMCGACVSRVKSILSADERVDSVVVNMLTETAAVNLRRIEEEPASVAESLSRRLSDCGFPTKRRASSSGVTENVRKWKELVKKKEELVAKSRSRVAFAWTLVALCCGSHASHIFHSLGIHIGHGSLLDILHSSYVKGGLALGALLGPGRELLFDGLNAFKKGSPNMNSLVGFGSIAAFIISSIPLLNPGLAWDASFFDEPVMLLGFVLLGRSLEEKARIQASSDMNELLSLISTQSRLVITSTEGSPSTDTVLCSDAICVEVPTDDIRVGDSVLVLPGETIPIDGKVISGRSVVDESMLTGESLPVFKEKGLTVSAGTINWDGPLRIEASSTGSNTVISKIVRMVEEAQSREAPVQRLADSIAGPFVYSVMTLSAATFAFWYFVGSQIFPDVLLNDIAGPEGDPLLLSLKLSVDVLVVSCPCALGLATPTAILVGTSLGARKGLLIRGGDVLERLARINYIALDKTGTLTRGKPVVSAIGSIHYEESEILRIAAAVEKTASHPIAKAIINKAESLELILPVTKRQLVEPGFGTLAEVDGHLIAVGSLEWVHERFQTIVNPSDLTNLEHSLVSHSSNTTSSKYSKSVVYVGREGEGIIGAIAIADTVREDAESTVMRLNQKGIKTVLLSGDREEAVATVADTVGIENDFVKASLSPQQKSRFISSLKAAGHHVAMLQTKMLSVKA, encoded by the exons ATGGCTACTTGTCTCTTCAGATTTCCTCTCACCTTGCAACCCAAGCTCTGCTTCAATTACACGCCCAACCATGCCGTTCAATTCATTTGTCCGACCAGACGACGTCGCAACCGCCACCGTCATGAGATTTTCCGTCCATCATTCGCAGTATCCAGCTCCTTCCGGACCGAGATTAGCTCACCGGAATCAGTTCTTATCGGAGTccagagagagaaaaaagactCGCCAGTTCTGCTTGACGTCACCGGCATGATGTGCGGTGCGTGCGTCTCCCGAGTCAAAAGCATCCTGTCCGCTGACGAACGAGTCGACTCGGTCGTGGTCAACATGCTGACCGAGACCGCTGCCGTTAATCTGCGCCGGATCGAGGAGGAACCGGCGAGCGTCGCGGAGAGCCTCTCACGGAGACTGAGCGACTGCGGATTTCCGACGAAGCGGAGAGCGTCGAGTTCGGGAGTGACGGAAAACGTGAGGAAGTGGAAGGaattggtgaagaagaaggaggaatTGGTCGCTAAGAGTCGAAGCCGCGTCGCGTTCGCTTGGACATTGGTCGCATTGTGCTGCGGGTCGCACGCTTCGCATATCTTTCACTCTCTGGGGATCCACATTGGTCATG GATCGCTTTTGGACATTCTTCATAGTTCGTACGTGAAAGGTGGTTTAGCTTTGGGGGCTCTATTGGGACCAGGACGAG AATTACTCTTTGATGGCCTAAATGCGTTTAAGAAGGGGTCGCCTAACATGAACTCTCTCGTGGGATTTGGTTCTATAGCTGCATTCATCATTAGTTCC ATCCCGTTACTTAACCCCGGCCTAGCATGGGATGCATCGTTCTTTGATGAACCG GTCATGCTTCTTGGTTTCGTGCTTCTGGGACGTTCTCTGGAGGAAAAGGCAAGGATCCAGGCATCTAGCGATATGAATGAACTGCTT TCACTTATATCTACTCAATCAAGACTTGTGATTACTTCAACAGAAGGTTCACCTTCTACTGACACTGTGCTTTGCTCTGATGCAATTTGTGTTGAAGTCCCAACTGATGATATTCGAGTAGGTGATTCTGTGTTGGTGTTGCCTGGAGAAACTATTCCTATAGAT GGAAAGGTTATTTCGGGAAGAAGTGTTGTAGATGAATCCATGCTTACAGGGGAATCACTTCCTGTATTTAAGGAGAAAGGCCTCACAGTTTCAGCAGGAACTATAAATTGG GATGGTCCTTTAAGGATTGAAGCTTCTTCAACTGGTTCCAACACTGTGATATCGAAGATTGTACGCATG GTTGAGGAAGCTCAATCACGTGAAGCACCAGTACAAAGGCTTGCAGATTCAATAGCAGGGCCATTTGTATACAGTGTAATGACTCTGTCAGCAGCAACATTTGCATTTTG GTATTTTGTTGGATCACAGATATTTCCTGATGTTTTGCTCAATGACATTGCGGGCCCAGAAGGAGATCCTTTGCTTTTGAGTTTAAAACTGTCTGTAGATGTTTTG GTTGTTTCTTGTCCTTGTGCATTGGGTCTTGCTACGCCCACAGCAATCCTGGTTGGCACTTCACTTG GAGCAAGAAAAGGACTTCTTATTAGGGGAGGGGATGTGCTGGAACGCTTGGCCAGAATAAACTATATTGCTCTAGACAAG ACAGGAACCCTGACAAGAGGAAAACCAGTTGTGTCGGCCATAGGCTCTATCCATTATGAAGAGTCTGAAATTCTTCGGATTGCTGCTGCAGTGGAGAAGACTGCATCTCACCCAATAGCAAAGGCTATTATCAATAAAGCTGAGTCATTGGAGTTGATCCTTCCTGTCACAAAGAGACAGTTAGTCGAACCAGGTTTTGGTACTTTAGCAGAAGTAGATGGCCATTTGATTGCTGTTGGGTCTTTGGAATGGGTTCATGAACGCTTCCAAACAATAGTAAATCCGTCTGATTTGACAAATCTGGAACATAGTTTGGTGAGTcattcatcaaatacaacatctTCTAAGTATTCGAAAAGCGTTGTCTATGTTGGACGTGAAGGAGAAGGCATCATTGGTGCTATTGCCATAGCTGATACTGTGCGTGAAGATGCTGAATCTACTGTAATGAG GCTCAACCAGAAGGGGATTAAAACGGTCCTCTTGTCAGGAGACAGGGAAGAAGCAGTTGCAACAGTAGCAGATACAGTTGGAATTGAAAATGATTTTGTCAAAGCATCTTTGTCTCCACAACAGAAATCTAGGTTTATTTCCTCTCTAAAAGCTGCCGGACATCATGTTGCGATG CTCCAAACCAAAATGCTTTCTGTAAAAGCATAA
- the LOC114163718 gene encoding uncharacterized protein LOC114163718, translating to MAPYEALYGRRCRTPLCWYENGNSLVLGPEVIQQATEKIKMIREKMKTSQDRQKSYYDKRRKPLEFEEGDHVFLKVTPVTGVGRAIKSRKLTPKFIGPYQILKRIGSVAYQIALPPNLSKLHNVFHVSQLRKYIHDPFHVIEPDIVQIRENLTYDVLPVRIGDRRIKQLRGKDIPLVKVLWNQQDEGDATWKLESNMREMYPHLFTTT from the coding sequence atggctccatatgaggctCTATATGGGAGAAGGTGTAGAACCCCGTTGTGTTGGTATGAGAATGGAAATTCCTTAGTTTTGGGTCCAGAGGTAATTCAACAAGCAACTGAGAAGATTAAAATGATCagggaaaagatgaaaacttctCAAGATAGGCAGAAAAGTTACTATGATAAACGAAGGAAACCCcttgagtttgaagaaggagatcatgttttcttgaaagttaCACCTGTAACTGGGGTTGGTAGAGCTATCAAATCTAGGAAACTTACACCCAAATTCATAGGTCCTTATCAAATCCTTAAAAGAATTGGTTCTGTCGCATACCAAATTGCTTTACCTCCAAACCTTTCAAAActtcataatgtttttcatgtgtctcaacttcgtaaatatattcatgaccCTTTTCATGTGATAGAACCTGATATAGTACAAATACGAGAAAACCTTACTTATGATGTGCTTCCTGTAAGGATTGGAGATCGAAGGATTAAACAACTTCGAGGAAAGGACATACCTTTGGTAAAGGTATTGTGGAATCAACAAGATGAAGGTGATGCAACTTGGAAATTAGAAAGTAATATGAGAGAGATGTATCCCCATCTTTTTACAACAACGTGA
- the LOC114162365 gene encoding ylmG homolog protein 2, chloroplastic: protein MQVGVSSPELNPTKMGANNTNDSSTEIEKTQKKVSHCWGNAQIPFALPFLTLPNSNFATFLSPPQLHTSFTAAADHFLTLLHSLASQNPFLNKIISLPSQFHTLCVQIRKQDSVRLVGNHNFAAVLPGDSVAGLVVANGVLNFLNIYNTLLIVRLVLTWFPNTPPSIVSPLSTICDPYLNIFRGLIPPLGGTLDLSPILAFLVLNAFTSTAAALPAELPPTERSQQGLAPPLQPSNVTTSSQKKWMRRLLGNKSRTPGAAK, encoded by the exons ATGCAGGTTGGAGTTTCCTCTCCTGAGCTGAACCCAACGAAAATGGGTGCCAACAACACTAATGACTCCTCCACGGAGATAGAGAAGACACAGAAGAAGGTTTCCCATTGTTGGGGAAATGCTCAAATACCCTTTGCACTTCCCTTTCTCACGCTCCCCAATTCCAACTTCGCCACTTTCCTCTCTCCGCCGCAACTCCACACATCATTCACCGCCGCCGCCGACCATTTTCTCACCCTTCTCCACTCCCTCGCTTCTCAGAACCCCTTCCTCAACAAAATCATCTCTCTCCCCTCCCAATTTCACACCCTATGCGTCCAG ATTCGGAAACAGGATAGCGTGAGATTGGTGGGTAATCATAATTTTGCTGCTGTTTTACCTGGGGATTCGGTGGCAGGGTTGGTTGTGGCTAATGGGGTTCTGAATTTCTTGAACATTTACAACACATTGCTCATTGTTAGGCTTGTTTTGACATGGTTTCCCAACACTCCTCCTTCAATCGTTAGTCCCCTCAG CACCATATGTGACCCATACCTGAACATATTCCGTGGACTTATTCCCCCTCTGGGAGGAACACTTGATCTCTCTCCCATTCTAGCATTTTTGGTCCTAAATGCATTTACTAGCACTGCTGCTGCACTTCCTGCTGAGCTCCCACCCACAGAGCGATCCCAACAAGGTCTTGCACCACCATTACAACCTTCTAATGTTACTACTTCATCACAGAAGAAATGGATGAGACGGCTTCTAGGGAACAAGTCAAGGACACCTGGTGCTGCTAAATAG
- the LOC114164430 gene encoding uncharacterized protein LOC114164430 translates to MEVGGCRRGSRFSSYERLAAIGLVLLAVASPLYIDRKAECELEEEDQPINVDAFLPFLLLLLIFGIALSAFLDRTLAAFDRYWIYRVIGSSGGILALLSLLLLILNLKSSL, encoded by the coding sequence ATGGAAGTTGGAGGTTGCAGAAGAGGTAGCAGATTTTCTTCATATGAGAGATTGGCTGCCATAGGGTTGGTGCTTCTGGCTGTGGCTTCTCCACTCTACATAGACCGCAAAGCGGAGTGTGAGTTGGAAGAGGAAGACCAACCCATCAACGTTGATGCCTTCTTGCCGTTTCTCTTACTTCTTCTCATTTTCGGCATAGCTTTATCCGCTTTTCTCGACCGAACCCTTGCCGCCTTTGATCGTTACTGGATTTACAGAGTTATCGGTTCTTCTGGCGGTATTCTTGcgcttctttctcttcttttgcttattttgaatcTTAAATCCTCCCTCTGA
- the LOC114195850 gene encoding uncharacterized protein LOC114195850, translating to MAKTMTMWYLLLTLSFVYAATADTQSKVTNNPADKLVAAINENRTAHKVSTLTDNPGLACIALQYIKAYQGNCDAVGGPDGKKPPESQFAEAFAPNCGVEASTLAPITGRFLGCQTKYVHAPEAFSEILIRNQKSLDILYSRNHTQLGAAVTGTDGGSPYFWCVLFSSGKPNQTFTLEGGVAKITKPGCFSGANDECSGASDHWSPLNGMWVLATSVVLAMGFGLAL from the exons ATGGCAAAAACCATGACTATGTGGTATCTTTTGCTTACCCTTTCCTTCGTTTATGCTGCCACTGCTGATACTCAAA GCAAAGTAACTAACAATCCTGCTGACAAGTTGGTAGCTGCAATAAACGAAAACAGAACAGCTCACAAGGTATCAACCTTAACAGACAACCCGGGTCTCGCATGTATTGCTCTACAATACATTAAGGCGTACCAAGGTAATTGTGATGCTGTGGGTGGACCTGATGGGAAGAAACCTCCGGAATCTCAATTTGCAGAAGCTTTTGCTCCAAACTGTGGTGTTGAGGCATCAACTCTTGCTCCTATAACTGGTCGTTTCCTGGGGTGCCAGACCAAGTATGTACATGCACCTGAGGCATTTTCTGAGATCCTCATAAGGAACCAAAAGAGCTTGGACATACTCTACAGTAGGAACCACACTCAGCTTGGTGCTGCTGTGACAGGTACTGATGGAGGGTCTCCTTATTTCTGGTGTGTGCTGTTTAGCAGTGGCAAACCTAACCAAACCTTTACTTTGGAGGGTGGTGTGGCTAAAATAACAAAACCTGGTTGCTTTAGTGGAGCCAATGATGAGTGCAGTGGAGCCAGTGATCATTGGTCACCACTCAATGGGATGTGGGTTTTGGCCACTTCAGTTGTGCTTGCAATGGGGTTTGGTTTAGCATTATGA
- the LOC114163719 gene encoding uncharacterized protein LOC114163719, giving the protein MNIACEAFIFLKMGRRGVVSEREVTTKKIRVGPTESVTISPTIKPATLLCCVGMASLGTPAHVSSNRPLQCSTRKAKRVRCAASSPRWREGRRTVSFSLLLSHLLLIPHRAAVLASPFDNYVKRKKLDPLEAYVPAVILTEFQIKDLEKTLEGDEPQYDFCRSLLRSGPAASLRVNIRAVAQYASDGGNGKTAFNDVDECLRSLEELDSLLLHATRKDPEASVKSMKAKINSALNALDSLLKTVPSDVLSKGKVIADSYREPEGEETGSLDPELKQLESIL; this is encoded by the exons ATGAATATAGCATGTGAAGCATTTATATTTCTGAAGATG GGACGAAGAGGAGTGGTTAGTGAAAGAGAAGTGACAACTAAGAAGATAAGAGTGGGACCCACGGAATCGGTTACGATATCGCCAACCATCAAGCCAGCCACACTATTATGTTGTGTGGGCATGGCGTCACTTGGCACCCCTGCGCACGTTAGCAGCAACAGGCCATTGCAGTGCTCCACTCGGAAGGCGAAGCGAGTGAGGTGCGCAGCGTCGTCCCCAAGGTGGCGTGAGGGGCGGCGCACGGTGTCGTTCTCTCTGCTCCTCTCCCACCTCCTTCTCATTCCTCACC GTGCTGCTGTTCTAGCAAGTCCTTTCGATAATTATGTTAAGAG AAAAAAGCTTGATCCTCTGGAGGCTTATGTACCAGCTGTCATACTTACGGAGTTTCAGATCAAGGACTTAG AAAAAACATTAGAGGGTGATGAACCCCAATATGACTTCTGTCGGTCTCTACTTCGTTCTGGGCCCGCAGCATCACTTCGTGTAAATATAAGAGCA GTGGCACAGTATGCATCTGACGGTGGCAATGGTAAAACTGCTTTCAATGATGTTGACGAATGTCTGAG GTCACTAGAAGAACTTGATTCCTTGCTTCTTCATGCAACAAGAAAGGATCCTGAAGCCTCGGTCAAATCAATGAAAGCAAAAATCAATTCCGCCCTTAACGCCCTAGACAG CCTCTTAAAAACTGTGCCTTCAGATGTGCTAAGTAAGGGAAAGGTTATAGCTGATTCATACAGGGAACCGGAAGGCGAGGAAACAGGTAGTTTGGACCCTGAATTAAAGCAACTAGAATCAATACTATGA